One window of the Pseudokineococcus lusitanus genome contains the following:
- a CDS encoding superoxide dismutase, producing the protein MAEYTLPDLPYDYSALEPAISGEIMELHHSKHHATYVAGVNTALEQLAEARSKDSLGAVNLYEKNLAFNLGGHVNHSVFWTNLSPDGGDKPTGELAAALDEHFGSFDGFRAQFTATALGVQGSGWSILAWDSVGQKLLNVQLYDQQGNLPIGLVPLLMLDMWEHAFYLQYRNVKADYVKAWWDVVDWANVTERFTRARTQTAGLIVPAV; encoded by the coding sequence TTGGCCGAGTACACGCTGCCGGACCTGCCCTACGACTACTCCGCGCTCGAGCCCGCGATCAGCGGCGAGATCATGGAGCTGCACCACTCCAAGCACCACGCCACGTACGTGGCGGGCGTCAACACCGCCCTCGAGCAGCTCGCCGAGGCCCGCTCGAAGGACTCCCTCGGCGCGGTCAACCTCTACGAGAAGAACCTGGCCTTCAACCTCGGCGGCCACGTCAACCACTCGGTGTTCTGGACCAACCTCAGCCCGGACGGCGGCGACAAGCCCACCGGCGAGCTCGCCGCGGCGCTCGACGAGCACTTCGGCTCCTTCGACGGCTTCCGCGCCCAGTTCACGGCCACCGCCCTCGGCGTCCAGGGCTCCGGTTGGTCGATCCTCGCGTGGGACTCGGTCGGCCAGAAGCTGCTCAACGTCCAGCTGTACGACCAGCAGGGCAACCTGCCGATCGGCCTCGTGCCGCTGCTCATGCTCGACATGTGGGAGCACGCCTTCTACCTGCAGTACCGCAACGTCAAGGCCGACTACGTCAAGGCCTGGTGGGACGTCGTCGACTGGGCCAACGTCACCGAGCGCTTCACCCGCGCCCGCACCCAGACCGCCGGGCTCATCGTCCCCGCTGTCTGA
- a CDS encoding ChaB family protein, which yields MAKDTPDPADVELPSTLERSDEKARETYAAAKASAVGSYGDGERANRTAWAALKHTHEKVGDHWEPKDGKGPSDAQAEGGAGTDRPTAGGVDANASKEHLLDLARRLDVPGRSSMTKDELVEALQRANDAETRRSRG from the coding sequence GTGGCGAAGGACACCCCCGACCCGGCCGACGTCGAGCTGCCGAGCACGCTGGAGCGCTCCGACGAGAAGGCCCGCGAGACCTACGCCGCGGCCAAGGCGTCGGCGGTCGGCTCGTACGGCGACGGCGAGCGCGCCAACCGGACGGCGTGGGCCGCGCTCAAGCACACGCACGAGAAGGTCGGCGACCACTGGGAGCCCAAGGACGGCAAGGGGCCCTCCGACGCGCAGGCCGAGGGCGGCGCGGGCACCGACCGCCCGACGGCGGGCGGCGTCGACGCCAACGCGTCGAAGGAGCACCTGCTCGACCTGGCCCGGCGCCTCGACGTCCCGGGCCGTTCGTCGATGACCAAGGACGAGCTCGTCGAGGCGCTGCAGAGGGCCAACGACGCCGAGACGCGGCGCAGCCGCGGCTGA
- a CDS encoding DUF3072 domain-containing protein, producing the protein MTENSSTAGNGTDDTRGAHGDGRPEDQTPGTSPADAEKDPSDWVTGGEPATGPQRSYLSTLAQEAGEEVPEDVTKAQASEEIDRLQDKTGRG; encoded by the coding sequence ATGACCGAGAACTCGAGCACGGCGGGGAACGGCACGGACGACACGCGGGGCGCGCACGGCGACGGGCGCCCCGAGGACCAGACCCCGGGCACCTCGCCCGCGGACGCGGAGAAGGACCCCTCGGACTGGGTCACGGGCGGCGAGCCGGCCACCGGCCCGCAGCGCAGCTACCTGTCCACGCTGGCCCAGGAGGCGGGCGAGGAGGTGCCGGAGGACGTGACGAAGGCGCAGGCCTCCGAGGAGATCGACCGCCTGCAGGACAAGACCGGCCGCGGCTGA
- a CDS encoding circularly permuted type 2 ATP-grasp protein: MTLLETYRRTAGTTRLGVPLVDEAVEDGRAAGAGGPGWRGAYTDVVDGWSTPEALAGTAARLDGTRVADGVVFTATVDGVDVEQPFPLDVLPRVVPADEWRHLAEGVVQRTRALEAFLGDVYGARDGRPPAVVADGVVPAWVVTESPGLRPRGPQWAAPGVPRITVSGLDLLKDGDGPWRVLEDNLRIPSGMGYAIANRAGVAAAEPGLLERAPAMLEPSEAPALLLEGLLALAPPRCRRAVPSVVVLSDGPGNSAWFEHVLLAAGMGVPVVTPADLGVDGSGVRARTAAGDVPVDVLYRRTDEDALGGLRGLEGTPLDDLLLRAVRAGRLSVANAPGNGVADDKATYAYVPAMVRYYLGEEPVLDDVRTWVLADPEMLADALPRLGELVVKPVDGYGGLGVVFGPLLDERGLADLRAEVEAGPHRFVAQQPVTFTTHPTLCGDALAPRHVDLRVFALGTADPARPVVSPAPLTRVALREGSLVVNSSAGGGSKDTWVLTDG, translated from the coding sequence ATGACGCTGCTGGAGACCTACCGCCGCACCGCCGGGACGACGCGCCTGGGCGTCCCGCTCGTCGACGAGGCGGTCGAGGACGGCCGGGCCGCCGGGGCCGGGGGCCCCGGGTGGCGGGGCGCGTACACGGACGTCGTCGACGGCTGGTCGACGCCGGAGGCGCTCGCCGGGACGGCGGCGCGGCTCGACGGGACCCGGGTCGCGGACGGGGTCGTCTTCACGGCCACGGTGGACGGCGTCGACGTCGAGCAGCCCTTCCCGCTCGACGTCCTGCCGCGCGTCGTGCCCGCCGACGAGTGGCGCCACCTCGCGGAGGGCGTCGTGCAGCGCACCCGCGCGCTCGAGGCCTTCCTCGGCGACGTCTACGGCGCCCGGGACGGCCGTCCGCCCGCCGTCGTCGCCGACGGGGTCGTGCCCGCCTGGGTCGTCACCGAGAGCCCGGGCCTGCGGCCCCGCGGCCCGCAGTGGGCGGCGCCGGGCGTGCCCCGCATCACCGTGAGCGGCCTCGACCTCCTCAAGGACGGCGACGGGCCCTGGCGCGTCCTCGAGGACAACCTCCGGATCCCGTCGGGGATGGGCTACGCCATCGCCAACCGGGCCGGCGTCGCGGCGGCGGAGCCGGGCCTGCTCGAGCGCGCCCCGGCGATGCTGGAGCCGTCGGAGGCGCCGGCCCTGCTGCTCGAGGGCCTGCTGGCGCTGGCCCCGCCGCGGTGCCGGCGTGCCGTGCCGTCCGTCGTCGTCCTGTCCGACGGGCCCGGCAACAGCGCCTGGTTCGAGCACGTCCTCCTCGCCGCCGGCATGGGCGTGCCCGTCGTCACGCCGGCCGACCTGGGCGTCGACGGCAGCGGCGTGCGGGCGCGGACGGCGGCGGGGGACGTGCCCGTCGACGTCCTCTACCGGCGCACCGACGAGGACGCGCTCGGCGGGCTCCGGGGCCTCGAGGGCACCCCGCTCGACGACCTCCTCCTGCGGGCCGTGCGCGCGGGACGGCTCTCGGTGGCCAACGCCCCGGGCAACGGCGTGGCCGACGACAAGGCGACGTACGCCTACGTGCCGGCGATGGTCCGGTACTACCTCGGCGAGGAGCCCGTCCTCGACGACGTGAGGACGTGGGTGCTCGCGGACCCCGAGATGCTCGCGGACGCCCTGCCACGCCTGGGCGAGCTCGTCGTCAAGCCGGTCGACGGGTACGGCGGGCTGGGCGTCGTCTTCGGCCCCCTGCTCGACGAGCGGGGGCTGGCGGACCTCCGGGCCGAGGTCGAGGCGGGCCCGCACCGCTTCGTCGCGCAGCAGCCGGTGACCTTCACGACCCACCCGACGCTCTGCGGCGACGCGCTGGCGCCCCGGCACGTGGACCTGCGCGTCTTCGCGCTGGGGACGGCCGACCCCGCGCGGCCGGTCGTCTCGCCGGCCCCGCTGACGCGGGTGGCGCTGCGCGAGGGCAGCCTCGTCGTCAACAGCTCGGCCGGCGGCGGGTCGAAGGACACCTGGGTGCTGACCGACGGCTGA